In Plectropomus leopardus isolate mb chromosome 20, YSFRI_Pleo_2.0, whole genome shotgun sequence, one DNA window encodes the following:
- the zdhhc12b gene encoding palmitoyltransferase ZDHHC12-B isoform X1 — translation MFKNVFGSGFLVRTAHVILTWVITLILFLHDTELRKQEETGQLVQPVLFVLLVLVSVLLYFAVSLMDPGFILSDDSDLQFTLGVTEEQQDMIPPTTKSLRQRRCGHCLLQQQPMRSKHCQTCQHCVRRYDHHCPWIENCVGERNHRWFVLYLAVQLLVLLWGLHIAWSGFSYAPTWQLWLRTNGMLLAVAVLVALLSLIVLLLLGSHLYLVSLNTTTWEFMSRHRISYLKHCGADENPFDRGTFHNLWGFFCMWDTVVWEQVYFREGSDQV, via the exons atgtttaaaaatgtttttggctcaGGGTTTCTGGTGAGAACAGCTCATGTGATTCTAACATGGGTCATAACCTTAATACTCTTCCTACATGATACAG AGCTGAGGAAGCAGGAGGAGACAGGCCAGCTGGTCCAGCCTGTCCTCTTTGTCCTGCTGGTGTTGGTGTCAGTGTTGCTCTATTTCGCTGTCTCTCTGATGGACCCAGGCTTCATCTTGTCTGATGACAGTGATTTACAG TTCACGCTGGGAGTGACTGAGGAGCAGCAGGACATGATCCCACCCACCACCAAATCCCTGCGCCAGCGCCGCTGTGGCCACTGTCTGCTGCAG CAGCAGCCAATGAGATCGAAGCACTGCCAGACCTGTCAGCACTGTGTGCGGCGTTACGACCATCACTGCCCCTGGATTGAGAACTGTGTCGGTGAGAGGAACCACCGCTGGTTTGTGCTGTACCTCGCTGTCcagctgctggtgctgctgtggGGGCTGCACATCGCCTG GTCGGGTTTCAGCTACGCGCCCACCTGGCAGCTGTGGCTGCGCACTAACGGCATGCTGCTGGCCGTGGCTGTGCTGGTGGCTCTGCTGTCGCTGatcgtgctgctgctgctcggctCTCACCTCTACCTGGTTTCTCTCAACACCACCACCTGGGAGTTCATGTCTCGCCACCGCATCTCCTACCTGAAACACTGCGGCGCCGATGAGAACCCCTTCGACCGCGGAACCTTCCACAacctttggggttttttctgcATGTGGGACACGGTGGTGTGGGAGCAGGTCTACTTCAGGGAGGGCAGCGACCAAGTCTAG
- the uap1l1 gene encoding UDP-N-acetylhexosamine pyrophosphorylase-like protein 1, protein MLSVEQLRQSLDAAGQAHILHFWQELCEAERDSFLQELSQLDLQGLKEHCEGAARAAASPPDSLDQHIEPVPPEAIGSVRRSDKKSLQEWENEGLLQISGARVGVLLLAGGQGTRLGVAYPKGMYNVGLPSGKTLYQIQAERIHKIQELADRKYGTKCIVPWYIMTSEFTLAPTEKFFKENNYFGLEPSDIVLFEQRMIPAVTFDGKVILQDKGKIAMAPDGNGGLYQALVDNKVLEDMRKRGVEFLHVYCVDNILVKMADPVFIGFCVSKGADCGAKVVQKAYPAEPVGVVCRVRGVSQVVEYSEIQPETAELRGPEGELVYSAGNICNHFFTRAFLQDVAQTFKDQLKQHVALKKVPHVDMCGNPVKPTKPNGIKMEKFVFDVFPFSRKFVVFEVVREDEFSPLKNADGAATDSPTTARNSLLAQHCRWVSAAGATLVDEHGNTLPPTASVSAGGAPPAQCEISPLVSYFGEGLEQLLKGRMLPTPFILDGKRAKELQAQ, encoded by the exons ATgctgtctgtggagcagctgagACAGAGTCTGGACGCCGCGGGACAGGCTCACATCCTGCACTTCTGGCAGGAGCTGTGTGAGGCTGAGAGGGACTCCTTCCTCCAGGAGCTGTCTCAGCTGGACCTGCAGGGGCTGAAGGAGCACTGTGAGGGGGCAGCCAGGGCCGCAGCCTCCCCGCCGGACAGCCTGGACCAGCACATAGAGCCTGTCCCCCCTGAGGCCATCGGCAGCGTGAGGAGAAGTGACAAAAAGTCCCTGCAAGAGTGGGAAAATGAAG GATTGTTGCAAATCTCAGGAGCCCGAGTTGGAGTCCTGCTGTTGGCTGGTGGTCAGGGGACCCGTCTTGGTGTTGCGTACCCCAAAGGCATGTATAACGTCGGGCTACCAAGCGGAAAAACCTTGTATCAAATCCAGGCGGAGCGCATTCACAAAATCCAGGAGCTGGCTGACAGAAAATATGGCACAAAATGCATCGTTCCATG GTACATAATGACCAGTGAATTCACTCTGGCTCCCACTGAGAAGTTCTTCAAGGAGAACAACTACTTTGGTCTGGAGCCGTcagacattgttttgtttgagcAGAGGATGATCCCAGCAGTGACCTTTGATGGAAAGGTCATCCTGCAGGACAAAGGGAAGATAGCGATGGCTCCAG ATGGGAACGGTGGTCTGTACCAGGCGCTGGTGGACAACAAGGTGCTGGAGGACATGAGGAAGAGGGGAGTGGAGTTCCTGCATGTGTACTGTGTCGACAACATCCTGGTCAAAATGGCCGACCCGGTGTTCATCGGGTTCTGTGTTAGCAAAGGGGCCGATTGCGGAGCCAAG GTGGTGCAGAAGGCCTACCCTGCTGAGCCAGTGGGCGTGGTTTGCAGGGTGCGAGGTGTCTCTCAGGTGGTGGAGTACAGCGAGATCCAGCCAGAGACTGCCGAGCTCCGAGGACCTGAAGGGGAGTTGGTGTACAGTGCTGGAAACATCTGCAATCACTTCTTTACCAGGGCTTTTCTGCAGGATGTAGCACA GACTTTTAAAGACCAACTGAAACAACATGTTGCTCTCAAGAAAGTGCCCCATGTGGACATGTGTGGGAATCCAGTCAAACCAACGAAACCCAATGGCATAAAGAtggagaaatttgtttttgatgtcTTTCCGTTCTCAAG AAAATTTGTTGTCTTTGAGGTTGTAAGGGAGGATGAGTTTTCACCACTGAAAAACGCAGATGGAGCAGCCACAGACAGCCCGACCACGGCGAGGAACTCTTTGCTGGCTCAACACTGCCGCTGGGTGTCGGCTGCAGGAGCAACGCTGGTGGACGAACATGGGAATACCCTCCCACCTACAGCCAG tgtATCAGCAGGGGGCGCTCCTCCAGCACAGTGTGAGATCTCACCATTGGTCTCCTACTTTGGAGAG ggcctggagcagctgctgaaggGGAGGATGCTGCCAACTCCCTTCATTCTGGACGGAAAAAGGGCCAAAGAGCTTCAGGCTCAGTAA
- the zdhhc12b gene encoding palmitoyltransferase ZDHHC12-B isoform X2, with protein MFKNVFGSGFLVRTAHVILTWVITLILFLHDTELRKQEETGQLVQPVLFVLLVLVSVLLYFAVSLMDPGFILSDDSDLQFTLGVTEEQQDMIPPTTKSLRQRRCGHCLLQQPMRSKHCQTCQHCVRRYDHHCPWIENCVGERNHRWFVLYLAVQLLVLLWGLHIAWSGFSYAPTWQLWLRTNGMLLAVAVLVALLSLIVLLLLGSHLYLVSLNTTTWEFMSRHRISYLKHCGADENPFDRGTFHNLWGFFCMWDTVVWEQVYFREGSDQV; from the exons atgtttaaaaatgtttttggctcaGGGTTTCTGGTGAGAACAGCTCATGTGATTCTAACATGGGTCATAACCTTAATACTCTTCCTACATGATACAG AGCTGAGGAAGCAGGAGGAGACAGGCCAGCTGGTCCAGCCTGTCCTCTTTGTCCTGCTGGTGTTGGTGTCAGTGTTGCTCTATTTCGCTGTCTCTCTGATGGACCCAGGCTTCATCTTGTCTGATGACAGTGATTTACAG TTCACGCTGGGAGTGACTGAGGAGCAGCAGGACATGATCCCACCCACCACCAAATCCCTGCGCCAGCGCCGCTGTGGCCACTGTCTGCTGCAG CAGCCAATGAGATCGAAGCACTGCCAGACCTGTCAGCACTGTGTGCGGCGTTACGACCATCACTGCCCCTGGATTGAGAACTGTGTCGGTGAGAGGAACCACCGCTGGTTTGTGCTGTACCTCGCTGTCcagctgctggtgctgctgtggGGGCTGCACATCGCCTG GTCGGGTTTCAGCTACGCGCCCACCTGGCAGCTGTGGCTGCGCACTAACGGCATGCTGCTGGCCGTGGCTGTGCTGGTGGCTCTGCTGTCGCTGatcgtgctgctgctgctcggctCTCACCTCTACCTGGTTTCTCTCAACACCACCACCTGGGAGTTCATGTCTCGCCACCGCATCTCCTACCTGAAACACTGCGGCGCCGATGAGAACCCCTTCGACCGCGGAACCTTCCACAacctttggggttttttctgcATGTGGGACACGGTGGTGTGGGAGCAGGTCTACTTCAGGGAGGGCAGCGACCAAGTCTAG